From Mesorhizobium sp. Pch-S:
CAATGTGCGCGAGACGTTGGGCCTGATCGACCGCGCCTACATCATCCACGCCGGCGAAGTGTTGACGCATGGCCGGGCGGAAGAGATCGTTGCCAATCCCGATGTGCGGCGGCTCTACCTCGGCGAAGCCTTCACCCTTTAACTCCGGCGCCTGGCGCACCCGGCAAGCTCCGGATTTGCTGCGATTTTCATGACCCGCCTAACCTCACGGCAATCCGGCGTGCTAAGGTTCGTTGCTTGACAAGCAAAAGCCGGGCCATTTGATTGCATCGCTGCCGACGGCTTCACCGAACAGGGATTTCGCACCCGGAACATGGCGCTTGCTGCCAAACTACAGCTGAGACAGTCGCAGTCGCTGGTGATGACGCCGCAGCTGATGCAGTCGATCCGACTGTTGCAGCTCACCCATATCGAGCTTGATCGTTTCATCGACGAGGAAATCGAACGCAATCCCCTGCTGGAGCGCGCCGATCTGCAGCCGGATACTCCGGTGGAACCAGCGCAGCAGAGCGAAAGTGAGCGGAAGCCCACGGATGCCGATGAATGGTTCGAGGCGGAGACGGCCTGGAGTTCCGAGGCGATATCGGAAAAGCTCGATTCGTCGCTCGAAAATATCTTTCCGGATGATCCAGGCGTCAGCGAACGGGTCGGGCCTGACCTTTCACAACAATGGAAGTCGGCGCCCGGCGGCAGCTCCGGCGCTTCCGAGAGTTTCGACATGGAGGACGTGGCTGCTGCCGCCGTTACGCTGCGTGAGCATGTCGGCGAGCAGATCGCCTTTACCTTCCTCGATCCCAGTGACCGGCTGATCGCTGCTGAACTTGCGGATGGGCTGGACGAGGCTGGTTACCTGCACGCCGAATTGGGCGAGGTTGCAGAACGTCTTGGGACGGACGCGGTTTCAGTCGAACGTGTTCTTGCTGCCTGCCGCGGCTTTGAACCATCCGGACTGTTCGCACGAGATCTGGCCGAGTGCCTGTCGCTGCAGCTCGTCGCGCGCGACCGCTTCGATCCGGCAATGGAAGCGCTTGTCGCCAATCTGGAATTGCTTGCAAGGCGGGATTTCCAGACGCTGAAGCGCCTTTGTGGCGTTGACGAGGAAGATCTCCTCGACATGCTGGCGGAGATACGGGCACTGGACCCACGACCGGGGCTCGCCTTTTCGGGCGGTGCCAGTGACGCCATCGTCGCGGATGTCGAGGTGCGTCCGGCCGCCGACGGCAGCTGGGCGGTGGAGCTTAACGCCGATGCGCTTCCGCGCGTTCTGGTCGATCAGGTCTATTTCTCTCAGGTGTTCAGCCAGGCCAGGAAGCAGGCAGAGAAGGATTTTCTGTCCGAATGCCTGCAGAACGCCAATTGGCTGACCCGCAGCCTGGATCAGCGCGCGAAGACCATTCTCAAGGTAGCTTCCGAGATCGTGCGGCAGCAGGACGCTTTTCTCGTCCATGGCGTGCGCCATCTGCGACCACTCAACCTGAAGACGGTGGCAGATGCCATCGGCATGCATGAATCGACCGTCAGCAGGGTGACGGCCAAAAAGTACATGCTGACGCCACGTGGCGTGTTCGAACTGCGTTATTTCTTCACCGCATCGATCGCCGCGGCCGATGGCGGGGCCGCCCATTCCTC
This genomic window contains:
- the rpoN gene encoding RNA polymerase factor sigma-54; this encodes MALAAKLQLRQSQSLVMTPQLMQSIRLLQLTHIELDRFIDEEIERNPLLERADLQPDTPVEPAQQSESERKPTDADEWFEAETAWSSEAISEKLDSSLENIFPDDPGVSERVGPDLSQQWKSAPGGSSGASESFDMEDVAAAAVTLREHVGEQIAFTFLDPSDRLIAAELADGLDEAGYLHAELGEVAERLGTDAVSVERVLAACRGFEPSGLFARDLAECLSLQLVARDRFDPAMEALVANLELLARRDFQTLKRLCGVDEEDLLDMLAEIRALDPRPGLAFSGGASDAIVADVEVRPAADGSWAVELNADALPRVLVDQVYFSQVFSQARKQAEKDFLSECLQNANWLTRSLDQRAKTILKVASEIVRQQDAFLVHGVRHLRPLNLKTVADAIGMHESTVSRVTAKKYMLTPRGVFELRYFFTASIAAADGGAAHSSEAVRDRIRQLIDEEKAEDVLSDDTIVDLLKADGVDVARRTVAKYREAMNIPSSVQRRREKRALAGAGR